The following proteins are co-located in the Alcaligenes faecalis genome:
- a CDS encoding helix-turn-helix domain-containing protein: MHASSEAHILLIAPEPAGIADLLALLRASFARISFALNAQQGLARCQFLRPDFVLSEYNLPGLRGDALMRMLRANPQTASIPVVFLSAGSCADSQLMALRSGARDFITYQTHVQLVIERIRLHLGLKEMNVVQEEPSKNKEWEASPRSSGQHCLVDAVQQHVRDNLSDYLTTESLAETFGITARRLNELFKESGGLTVRDFVYSSRMRYAMYLLRQTEMAITNVAVESGYVSPANFATAFRRYSGLSPSAYRRHKNFNI, from the coding sequence ATGCATGCCTCGTCTGAAGCTCATATTTTGCTTATTGCTCCAGAACCTGCTGGCATAGCCGATTTACTGGCTTTGTTACGCGCTAGTTTTGCTCGTATTAGTTTTGCACTGAATGCGCAGCAGGGCCTGGCACGTTGTCAGTTCTTACGGCCTGATTTTGTGTTGAGTGAGTACAACTTGCCAGGTTTGCGGGGCGACGCATTGATGCGGATGTTGCGTGCCAACCCTCAAACTGCTTCCATTCCAGTGGTGTTCCTATCAGCAGGCTCGTGTGCGGATAGCCAGCTCATGGCTTTGCGTAGTGGCGCTCGTGATTTCATTACGTACCAAACCCATGTGCAATTGGTGATAGAGCGTATTCGCCTACATCTGGGTTTGAAGGAGATGAACGTAGTTCAAGAAGAACCTAGTAAAAACAAGGAATGGGAAGCTTCCCCCCGTTCCTCTGGTCAGCATTGCCTGGTTGACGCAGTACAGCAGCACGTGCGGGACAATCTGTCGGATTATTTGACGACCGAAAGCTTGGCGGAGACGTTTGGAATAACGGCTCGCCGCCTGAACGAGCTTTTTAAAGAAAGTGGGGGGCTGACCGTTCGTGATTTTGTGTACTCCAGCCGCATGCGTTATGCCATGTACTTGCTCAGGCAAACAGAGATGGCCATCACTAACGTGGCGGTCGAATCTGGCTACGTGAGTCCGGCCAATTTTGCGACCGCATTTCGCCGATATAGCGGCCTGTCCCCATCAGCCTACCGACGGCACAAGAATTTTAATATTTAA
- a CDS encoding winged helix-turn-helix domain-containing protein has product MTVERMFLLHNDKASLQQIAMESEQWGVKVKTVETIEQCLSLAHSIGAEMVFALVCQAEKIFWYINRLRMDFPAAGVIVVRRDKMAGLERGHLLLAGADACFDQDALPVEVVACVQALRRRGYALQQSLRTDLAEPVSAGLLSQKTELEPELQRWDLMENGWTLLTPRGHSVMLTRGERRIVQVLFAVSPQTVERDRLFPLEEGREATVRSVDVLISRLKRKLTMMGEELPIRSVRGEGYAFVGKVPEVCQELARASLSTDEVYESIEKS; this is encoded by the coding sequence ATGACGGTAGAACGAATGTTTCTGTTACATAACGACAAGGCTAGTTTGCAGCAGATCGCCATGGAGTCGGAGCAGTGGGGCGTAAAGGTAAAGACGGTAGAGACGATAGAGCAATGCCTGTCCTTGGCGCATTCGATCGGGGCGGAGATGGTATTTGCCCTGGTGTGTCAGGCAGAGAAAATTTTTTGGTATATCAATCGCTTACGGATGGATTTTCCTGCGGCAGGCGTCATTGTGGTGCGGCGTGACAAGATGGCTGGCCTGGAGCGAGGGCATTTGTTGCTTGCTGGGGCTGATGCCTGCTTTGACCAAGATGCCTTGCCAGTAGAAGTGGTCGCTTGCGTGCAGGCCTTGCGACGTCGTGGATATGCCTTGCAGCAAAGCTTGCGAACTGATCTGGCAGAGCCTGTTAGTGCGGGGCTGTTGTCTCAAAAAACAGAGTTGGAGCCGGAGCTGCAACGATGGGATTTGATGGAGAACGGTTGGACTTTGCTTACACCACGGGGGCACTCGGTCATGTTGACGCGCGGTGAGCGGCGTATTGTGCAGGTCCTCTTTGCAGTCAGTCCCCAAACCGTAGAGCGTGATCGCTTGTTTCCTCTGGAAGAGGGGCGGGAGGCAACTGTCCGGTCTGTGGACGTTTTGATCAGTCGCTTGAAACGAAAATTAACGATGATGGGCGAGGAGCTGCCCATCCGCTCGGTGCGTGGGGAAGGCTACGCATTTGTAGGCAAAGTACCCGAGGTCTGCCAAGAACTGGCTCGTGCCAGCTTGAGCACTGATGAGGTCTACGAGAGCATTGAAAAGAGCTGA
- a CDS encoding sodium:solute symporter family protein: MQEAEFFTLSTTTAILLLVGFYGATFLMSIMIGQKKENVDGYMVSNSAVGFGLAAASMIATWIWAASFYASATSGFKYGLSGPLHYGLWGALMILFIYPFGRRFRQLAPQAHTLAEVLHARHGSSSQMIMAISNVVGSGISLMVNFTAAGALVSVLSPLTFIQGVLIAGLGVLSYTLWSGFRASVMTDFAQLVAMILSAVVIIPLIFFNAGGTEMIQANWWRLDSEQANFYSTKAILEQGAPYFVAVLAYAIGNQTIAQRLFAVREDLIKPTFLTATIGYGAVVIGLGMLGLLALFTGLQPVNGNMNNIIPQMASTYLPPVGIALFFVLVVGSLSSTADSDLAALSAIVMTDIYAKNIARGRPKPARMLWWGRATMVVATMVGVIFASLRLDILVMLVFVGALWGAIVFPVIASFYWDRVTNKAFTWSVLCAVVLFTIVRFELVPIEGVVALFYEVTASIGGGVVAGLMTFAFFRSRIAIAIGVMATAILLPNFIGFLREYIVLLGSLTAYGVSAVVCVAISLRSQERFDFSVLAQRVQSFHYDDKSVSGKKQRELKGEPASARA, translated from the coding sequence ATGCAAGAGGCGGAGTTTTTTACGCTTTCAACCACAACGGCCATATTGTTGCTGGTTGGCTTTTATGGTGCGACATTCCTGATGTCCATCATGATCGGTCAAAAGAAAGAAAACGTAGATGGGTACATGGTATCCAACAGTGCGGTGGGATTTGGCCTGGCAGCGGCCAGCATGATTGCCACCTGGATATGGGCCGCGTCGTTTTACGCCAGTGCGACCTCGGGTTTTAAGTATGGTTTATCTGGCCCTCTGCATTACGGGCTATGGGGGGCCTTGATGATTTTGTTCATCTACCCCTTTGGGCGACGTTTTCGCCAACTGGCCCCGCAGGCACATACGTTGGCCGAGGTGCTGCACGCACGGCATGGCTCGTCCAGTCAGATGATTATGGCGATTTCCAACGTGGTAGGCAGTGGTATCAGCCTGATGGTGAATTTCACCGCCGCGGGTGCGTTGGTCTCGGTCCTTAGCCCTTTGACTTTTATTCAAGGTGTGCTGATTGCGGGTCTGGGCGTGCTGTCCTACACCTTGTGGTCAGGTTTCCGTGCCTCGGTGATGACAGACTTTGCTCAGTTGGTTGCCATGATTTTGTCGGCCGTCGTCATTATTCCGCTGATTTTCTTTAACGCTGGTGGCACAGAGATGATTCAGGCCAATTGGTGGCGTCTGGATTCCGAGCAAGCCAACTTTTATTCGACCAAGGCTATTTTGGAGCAAGGTGCGCCGTATTTTGTGGCCGTACTGGCTTACGCGATTGGTAACCAGACGATTGCCCAACGCCTGTTTGCGGTGCGGGAAGATCTGATCAAGCCCACTTTCCTGACGGCCACTATTGGTTATGGTGCGGTTGTGATTGGTTTGGGCATGTTGGGTCTGCTGGCCTTGTTCACCGGCTTGCAGCCTGTTAATGGCAATATGAACAATATCATCCCGCAGATGGCGTCCACTTATCTGCCGCCAGTTGGCATTGCCTTGTTTTTCGTCCTGGTGGTGGGCTCCCTGTCTTCCACAGCAGACTCGGACTTGGCCGCCTTGTCAGCCATTGTGATGACGGATATTTACGCCAAAAACATTGCCCGTGGTCGTCCCAAACCCGCTCGCATGCTGTGGTGGGGCCGTGCCACTATGGTTGTTGCCACAATGGTGGGGGTGATCTTTGCCAGTTTGCGTCTCGATATTCTGGTGATGCTGGTGTTTGTTGGGGCCTTGTGGGGCGCAATTGTGTTCCCGGTTATCGCCAGTTTTTACTGGGATCGTGTTACCAATAAAGCGTTTACCTGGTCGGTTCTGTGCGCCGTTGTGCTGTTTACGATTGTGCGCTTTGAGCTGGTTCCCATCGAAGGTGTGGTGGCCTTGTTCTACGAAGTGACCGCATCGATTGGCGGTGGTGTCGTTGCTGGTTTGATGACCTTTGCGTTTTTCCGCAGCCGTATTGCCATTGCAATTGGGGTGATGGCGACCGCTATCTTGCTTCCTAATTTCATTGGTTTTCTACGTGAGTACATTGTTTTACTGGGGTCCTTGACGGCTTACGGTGTCAGTGCCGTGGTGTGTGTGGCAATCAGTTTGCGTAGTCAGGAACGTTTTGATTTTTCTGTACTGGCCCAGCGCGTGCAGTCCTTTCACTACGATGACAAGTCGGTGTCGGGTAAGAAGCAGCGTGAATTGAAGGGTGAACCGGCTTCGGCCCGAGCTTGA
- a CDS encoding putative transporter small subunit, whose product MLMTIYFMIWPVISAIILALLVGNLIRDWRRARKTGQSMV is encoded by the coding sequence ATGTTGATGACGATTTACTTTATGATCTGGCCTGTCATATCGGCCATCATTCTGGCCTTGCTGGTTGGTAACCTGATTCGGGATTGGCGCAGGGCCCGCAAGACCGGCCAGTCCATGGTCTAA
- a CDS encoding LysE family translocator, producing MQTYWPEFATLALIHFLAVIAPGPDFAVTIRQSVRLGRQAGIATAIGIGAGISVHVIYTLMGVGALLHSTPWLMSVAEVLGGAYLLYIGWGFLRQVHTPMEVSLAESSHSKPAAVSVRQSLTLGFMTNATNPKATLFFLAVFTTVVSTSTPLTTQMLYGVWMCLVNAGWFVIVSLIFTSPRVRQRFLRMGTWFERITGVLLLGFSLRLLVHAGQRLLS from the coding sequence TTGCAAACCTATTGGCCAGAGTTCGCTACTCTGGCTTTGATTCATTTTTTGGCCGTTATTGCCCCTGGACCTGATTTTGCGGTCACCATCCGCCAAAGTGTGCGACTGGGCCGCCAGGCCGGGATTGCCACTGCCATTGGCATTGGTGCAGGCATTTCCGTTCATGTGATCTACACCTTGATGGGCGTGGGCGCCTTACTGCACTCCACCCCCTGGCTGATGAGCGTGGCCGAAGTCCTGGGCGGCGCTTATCTGCTGTATATAGGCTGGGGATTTTTACGGCAGGTCCATACCCCCATGGAGGTCAGCCTGGCCGAGTCCAGTCATAGCAAACCCGCTGCTGTCAGTGTGCGTCAATCCCTGACGCTGGGCTTCATGACCAATGCCACCAACCCTAAAGCCACGCTGTTCTTTCTGGCGGTGTTTACCACCGTGGTCAGCACCAGCACACCCTTGACGACCCAGATGCTCTACGGCGTCTGGATGTGTCTGGTCAATGCGGGTTGGTTTGTTATCGTGAGTCTGATTTTTACCAGCCCTCGTGTGCGCCAACGTTTTTTGCGCATGGGAACCTGGTTTGAACGGATAACAGGCGTATTGCTGCTTGGCTTTTCACTGCGCCTGCTGGTGCATGCCGGGCAACGTCTTTTGTCATAA
- a CDS encoding threonine--tRNA ligase, whose product MQDKLYLTSNSLTCSAEILKCYHSENERYAVRLDKTLFHPQGGGQPCDKGTINGHEVLHVAQNRDGHVLHYLHARLPLGPVELHIDRNHRLEHARLHTAGHMIGHLVERIGWQAVKAHHWRGESRVVFRNPKNALPPFLDDLSNRCAEQIQLAQPISISFKEGRRQVAIGSLGQYPCGGTHVENTSELTGLTIIRIKNKKDELSINYEMMTQ is encoded by the coding sequence ATGCAAGATAAATTATATTTGACTAGCAATAGCCTTACCTGCAGCGCAGAAATTCTGAAGTGCTATCACTCCGAAAATGAACGCTACGCTGTCAGGCTGGATAAAACCTTATTTCACCCTCAAGGTGGTGGCCAACCTTGCGACAAAGGCACCATAAATGGGCACGAGGTTCTGCATGTGGCACAAAACCGCGATGGCCATGTGCTGCACTACCTGCATGCACGCCTGCCCTTGGGCCCCGTAGAACTGCATATCGACCGCAACCATAGACTGGAACATGCCCGGCTGCACACCGCTGGTCACATGATTGGCCATCTGGTTGAGCGCATTGGCTGGCAGGCCGTAAAGGCACATCATTGGCGTGGCGAGTCGCGTGTCGTCTTCCGTAACCCCAAAAACGCCCTCCCTCCCTTCCTGGATGATTTGTCGAACCGCTGTGCCGAACAGATCCAACTGGCCCAGCCTATTTCCATCAGTTTCAAAGAAGGGCGACGCCAAGTTGCCATTGGTAGTCTGGGGCAATATCCATGTGGCGGCACCCATGTTGAAAACACATCGGAATTGACTGGATTAACAATAATTCGCATCAAAAACAAAAAAGACGAACTGAGCATTAATTATGAAATGATGACTCAATAA
- a CDS encoding LysR family transcriptional regulator, whose amino-acid sequence MSTSNLTSLMSDMVVFVKVVETGSFSEASRQLGYTPSAVSRSIARLEKGLGTRVLQRTTRKLRLSDSGQAIYEHARDMLSCAQAAMEISGQFQTEPEGQIRLSVPKAVGHFLIHPHMPDFLMAHPKVNVLMNLDDRYADLIDDQLDLAIRITDQPPPGLMGRHLTDIRHGLYASPAYLAEHSQPEHPQQLREHSCIYLGEAPSDSRWRFNKGGRVLNVSVSGRYAANHTGVRLDAVERGLGIGSLPCFVAKEPEQEGRIVRVLADWEFRTQYCGALWALYPPTRHLPPKLRLFVEFLARRLGGSRTDVLGVSL is encoded by the coding sequence ATGAGCACAAGTAATCTCACTTCCCTGATGAGTGACATGGTGGTCTTTGTCAAAGTGGTGGAGACAGGCAGTTTTTCTGAAGCCTCTCGTCAGCTTGGCTATACCCCGTCGGCGGTCAGCCGCTCCATTGCGCGTTTGGAGAAAGGCCTGGGAACGCGCGTTTTGCAGCGCACGACACGCAAATTGCGTTTAAGTGATAGCGGCCAGGCGATTTATGAGCATGCCCGTGACATGCTGTCTTGCGCCCAGGCCGCAATGGAGATTTCGGGGCAGTTTCAGACCGAGCCAGAGGGGCAGATTCGCTTGAGTGTTCCAAAAGCAGTCGGGCATTTTTTGATTCACCCCCATATGCCGGACTTCTTGATGGCGCATCCCAAGGTGAATGTTCTGATGAATCTGGATGATCGTTACGCCGATCTGATCGACGATCAACTGGATCTGGCGATACGCATCACCGATCAACCGCCACCGGGTTTGATGGGTCGTCATCTGACAGATATTCGACATGGTTTGTATGCCAGCCCTGCTTATTTGGCCGAACACAGCCAGCCCGAGCACCCCCAGCAACTGCGCGAACATAGCTGCATCTATCTGGGAGAGGCACCCAGCGATTCACGCTGGCGCTTCAATAAAGGCGGGCGGGTGTTGAATGTGTCTGTTAGCGGGCGCTACGCGGCCAACCATACGGGCGTGCGTCTGGATGCGGTGGAGCGGGGTTTGGGGATAGGCAGCCTGCCTTGCTTTGTGGCCAAGGAGCCTGAGCAGGAGGGGCGTATTGTGCGTGTGCTGGCTGATTGGGAGTTCCGCACTCAATACTGCGGTGCCCTGTGGGCCTTGTATCCGCCCACCCGCCATCTGCCTCCCAAGCTGCGCTTGTTTGTGGAGTTTCTGGCGAGACGCTTGGGAGGGAGCCGGACGGATGTGCTTGGCGTGTCGCTTTAA
- a CDS encoding carboxymuconolactone decarboxylase family protein gives MARLPYADLSAPEAAPLVEQIIAERGSVLHLYQMLLHSPPIAKGWLNHLTGIRHNSSLPGDLRELVIMRVALLNRAPYEADQHAPIALAEGLSQSQLDALPNWQDADAFTPIQCAVLAYTDAMTLNVQVEPAVFQAVRQYFDERLTVELTATIATYNMVSRFLEALHIHSDDTR, from the coding sequence ATGGCCCGCCTACCTTATGCTGACCTGAGCGCCCCCGAAGCCGCCCCATTGGTAGAACAGATCATTGCAGAACGCGGCAGCGTCTTGCACCTGTACCAGATGCTGCTGCACAGCCCGCCCATCGCGAAAGGCTGGCTCAATCACCTGACGGGTATACGCCACAACAGCAGCCTGCCGGGTGATCTGCGCGAGCTGGTCATCATGCGTGTGGCCTTGTTGAACCGTGCCCCTTACGAGGCCGATCAACATGCCCCTATCGCCCTGGCAGAGGGTTTGAGCCAGTCCCAACTGGATGCCCTGCCCAACTGGCAAGATGCGGATGCGTTCACACCCATCCAGTGTGCGGTACTGGCCTACACCGATGCCATGACCTTGAATGTGCAAGTGGAGCCCGCCGTTTTTCAAGCGGTACGCCAATATTTCGATGAGCGCCTGACGGTCGAGCTGACCGCCACCATTGCTACCTACAATATGGTGTCGCGCTTTCTGGAAGCCTTGCACATCCACTCAGACGACACGCGTTAA
- a CDS encoding aspartate aminotransferase family protein codes for MTHVFHRNPKHMLPYAVKGDGIRIMDKEGKSYIDASGGAAVSCLGHSHPAVIAAIKQQLDQIAYAHTSFFSSQAAEDLADFLTSRSPGDLNHAYFLSGGSEAVEASLKLARQYFVEIGQPERHIFIARRQSYHGNTLGALAIGGNEWRRKPFLPLLAPAQHVSPCYPYRDQRSDESADQYADRLAQELDDTIQNLGPQHVAAFVGETVVGATAGALAPVGDYWKKIRQVCDKHGVLLILDEVMSGMGRTGYLFACEEDGVVPDIMAIAKGLGAGYQPIGAMLASDRIYQAILNGSGFFQHGHTYMGHATACAGALAVQHVIEQDQLLKNVRQRGEQLRRELHQALDSHPNVGDIRGRGLFVGVELVQDKASKQALDPSLKTHAKIKQQAFSQGLMLYPMGGTIDGVHGDHILLAPPFICTESDIQDIVKRLTQTIDHVLPR; via the coding sequence ATGACACATGTTTTTCATCGCAACCCCAAGCACATGCTGCCCTATGCCGTTAAAGGTGATGGCATCCGCATTATGGACAAGGAAGGCAAATCGTATATCGACGCCAGTGGTGGGGCGGCCGTGTCCTGCCTGGGCCATAGCCACCCTGCCGTCATCGCCGCCATCAAGCAGCAGCTAGACCAGATTGCCTACGCCCATACCTCCTTTTTCAGCAGCCAGGCTGCCGAAGATCTCGCGGATTTTCTCACTAGCCGATCCCCTGGTGATCTGAATCACGCCTACTTTCTATCCGGCGGCTCTGAAGCGGTAGAGGCCAGTCTGAAACTGGCTCGACAATATTTTGTAGAAATTGGCCAGCCTGAGCGCCATATCTTCATCGCCCGCCGTCAGAGCTATCACGGCAATACACTGGGTGCCTTGGCCATTGGCGGCAATGAATGGCGCCGCAAGCCCTTTTTGCCGCTGCTGGCTCCAGCCCAGCATGTCTCGCCCTGCTATCCCTACCGCGACCAACGCAGCGATGAAAGTGCCGATCAGTATGCAGACCGTCTGGCCCAGGAGCTGGATGACACGATTCAAAACCTGGGCCCCCAACATGTTGCTGCCTTTGTCGGCGAGACCGTGGTAGGAGCCACCGCCGGTGCCTTGGCCCCGGTAGGCGACTACTGGAAAAAAATCCGCCAGGTCTGCGACAAGCATGGTGTGCTGCTGATTCTGGACGAAGTCATGTCCGGCATGGGGCGCACCGGCTATCTGTTTGCCTGCGAAGAGGACGGCGTGGTGCCAGACATCATGGCGATAGCCAAGGGTCTGGGTGCGGGCTATCAGCCGATTGGGGCCATGCTGGCCAGTGACCGGATTTATCAAGCCATCCTGAATGGCTCGGGCTTTTTCCAGCACGGCCACACCTATATGGGCCACGCCACGGCCTGCGCCGGTGCGCTGGCCGTGCAGCACGTCATTGAGCAGGACCAGTTACTGAAAAACGTCCGCCAGCGTGGCGAACAACTGCGCCGGGAGCTGCATCAGGCCTTGGACAGCCACCCCAATGTAGGCGATATACGCGGTCGAGGACTGTTTGTGGGCGTCGAATTAGTCCAGGACAAGGCCAGCAAGCAAGCCCTGGACCCGAGTCTGAAAACCCACGCCAAGATCAAACAACAGGCCTTTTCCCAAGGTCTGATGCTCTATCCTATGGGTGGCACGATAGATGGGGTGCATGGCGATCATATTTTGCTGGCGCCGCCCTTTATCTGCACCGAGTCCGACATTCAAGACATCGTCAAACGTCTGACTCAAACCATCGATCACGTCCTTCCCCGTTAA
- a CDS encoding MurR/RpiR family transcriptional regulator, with translation MNSLSNLTERIQAAFTTMSPQFQQSARYVLDHADQVPLLSMRQLAAQAQVQPATLLRFAQSLGFGGWAQFKAVFTQALHGQGAHRYADQARAVVRNRNKEDRLAQALTAQMDNLALLREVNEARLPQAVSLLAKAKRVFVAGFRASFAPAFSFHYQYRLFRPSIVLLRGESGTLDMDVRALQKGDVLVLFGFAPYSQEAVLVHQAARQADAQILAICDSLLAPIAQQADATLLFGTDSPSFFPSLVAAQALVEVLLEQVLAKAGSRAVSGIELLENQLHQSGAYWK, from the coding sequence ATGAACTCCTTGAGTAACCTGACTGAGCGTATTCAGGCGGCATTTACCACCATGTCGCCCCAGTTCCAGCAAAGCGCACGTTATGTGCTTGATCACGCGGATCAGGTGCCTTTGTTGTCCATGCGTCAGTTGGCCGCTCAGGCGCAGGTACAGCCTGCGACGTTGCTGCGTTTTGCGCAGTCATTGGGTTTTGGCGGTTGGGCACAGTTCAAGGCCGTATTCACCCAGGCTCTGCATGGTCAAGGTGCGCACCGCTATGCCGATCAGGCTCGGGCGGTGGTTCGGAATCGAAACAAAGAGGATCGGCTGGCCCAGGCCTTGACCGCACAGATGGATAATCTGGCGCTATTGCGCGAGGTGAACGAAGCCCGTCTGCCGCAGGCAGTCAGCCTGCTTGCCAAGGCAAAACGGGTTTTTGTTGCTGGGTTTCGAGCCTCTTTTGCACCGGCTTTTTCTTTTCATTATCAGTACCGTTTGTTCCGACCGTCCATTGTTTTGCTGCGTGGCGAGTCAGGGACCCTGGATATGGATGTGCGGGCGTTACAAAAGGGCGATGTATTGGTTTTGTTCGGTTTTGCACCGTATTCGCAAGAAGCGGTACTGGTGCATCAGGCTGCTCGGCAGGCCGATGCACAAATTCTGGCGATTTGCGACAGCTTGCTTGCCCCTATTGCGCAGCAGGCCGATGCCACATTATTGTTTGGAACCGACAGTCCGTCTTTTTTCCCTTCTTTAGTGGCTGCACAGGCGCTGGTGGAGGTGTTGCTGGAGCAGGTTCTGGCCAAGGCGGGCAGTCGTGCGGTAAGCGGTATTGAGTTGCTTGAAAATCAATTGCACCAGTCCGGTGCCTACTGGAAATAG
- a CDS encoding C45 family peptidase produces the protein MAKLSYLELSGGPKEIGHSLGRFGASAVHAYLLNSAAWQGIMQSKGTAVASQLAQYTERYFPRIWTELQGLALGLELPFEDVFLWNCRGDLWAMAPDGCTTVQMPAQGEPRLVHNEDGDPGFAGYCGVAKFIPDSGMSFVSFLYPASLPGHSFAVTQAGLAMTVNNVRARHVAPGVPRMVLTRAMLDQPGLDQAVGILQDHPRSGAFHLSLAQRGDPRLLSVEFSAQAVSVQTIEQNHLHANHAVHPSMQGFEQRITRSSELRQERGEQLLAQAGAALDPLTILADQHHAEFPIWRCDPKDSDAENTLATVDIQVGSQSLKWQVYEDPTDEPVLKFADTTRIDLA, from the coding sequence ATGGCTAAGTTGTCCTATCTGGAGTTAAGTGGTGGTCCCAAAGAAATTGGCCATTCTTTGGGACGTTTCGGAGCCTCTGCAGTGCATGCTTATTTGCTGAACTCAGCAGCATGGCAGGGCATCATGCAATCAAAGGGAACGGCTGTAGCCAGTCAGCTAGCCCAGTACACCGAGCGTTATTTTCCCCGAATATGGACCGAGCTTCAGGGCCTGGCATTAGGTCTGGAGCTTCCCTTTGAGGATGTGTTCTTGTGGAATTGCCGTGGCGACTTGTGGGCCATGGCTCCTGATGGTTGCACGACCGTGCAAATGCCTGCACAAGGGGAACCCCGCCTGGTGCATAACGAGGATGGTGATCCAGGGTTTGCCGGGTACTGCGGGGTGGCCAAATTCATCCCCGATAGCGGCATGTCTTTTGTCTCCTTTCTGTATCCAGCCTCCTTGCCAGGCCACAGCTTTGCGGTGACGCAGGCAGGCCTGGCCATGACGGTCAATAATGTGCGGGCGCGTCACGTGGCCCCAGGCGTGCCGCGCATGGTTCTGACCCGTGCCATGCTCGATCAGCCCGGTCTGGATCAGGCGGTGGGTATCCTGCAGGATCATCCTCGTTCCGGCGCTTTTCATTTGAGTCTGGCGCAGCGTGGGGATCCGCGCTTGCTGAGTGTGGAGTTCAGTGCTCAGGCCGTGTCCGTGCAAACGATTGAGCAAAATCATCTGCACGCCAATCATGCGGTACATCCGTCCATGCAAGGCTTTGAACAGCGTATTACCCGTTCGTCCGAGCTGCGGCAGGAGCGTGGGGAGCAATTGTTGGCACAAGCAGGTGCTGCGCTTGATCCTTTGACGATCCTGGCGGATCAGCACCATGCGGAATTTCCGATCTGGCGCTGTGACCCGAAGGACAGTGACGCGGAAAACACCCTGGCAACTGTGGATATTCAGGTGGGTAGCCAGTCCTTGAAGTGGCAGGTCTACGAAGACCCCACGGACGAGCCTGTGCTGAAATTTGCGGATACCACTCGCATTGATCTAGCCTGA
- a CDS encoding cob(I)yrinic acid a,c-diamide adenosyltransferase has translation MSTRLSIISTRTGDDGTTGLGDGSRLPKTAPLIHALGDVDELNSHIGVLRSMTLPEDIDTLLSDIQHDLFDMGAELCIPGHQVIGSAHVERLDQAIRHYNEPLGILQEFILPGGSPAAAQAHVLRCVARRAERSVIAVPSEALPQDGPRLYLNRLSDLLFILARTLNRHAGRSDVLWTPKRNAPDQD, from the coding sequence ATGTCCACACGACTTTCCATTATCAGCACACGCACTGGCGACGACGGCACCACGGGCCTGGGTGACGGCAGCCGCCTGCCCAAAACCGCTCCCCTGATCCATGCCCTGGGAGATGTGGATGAATTGAACAGTCATATCGGTGTCTTGCGCAGCATGACCCTGCCAGAAGATATTGATACCTTGCTGTCCGACATCCAGCACGACTTGTTCGATATGGGAGCTGAACTGTGCATTCCTGGCCATCAGGTCATAGGCAGTGCCCATGTAGAGCGTCTGGATCAGGCGATTCGCCACTACAACGAGCCTTTGGGCATACTCCAAGAGTTCATTTTGCCGGGCGGCAGCCCGGCAGCGGCGCAAGCGCATGTGCTGCGCTGTGTGGCGCGTCGTGCGGAGCGTAGTGTTATTGCTGTGCCCTCCGAGGCATTGCCACAGGACGGTCCGCGCTTGTACCTGAACCGCCTGTCGGATTTGCTGTTTATATTGGCACGTACCTTGAACCGTCATGCAGGCCGCTCTGACGTACTGTGGACGCCCAAGCGCAACGCGCCTGACCAGGACTAA
- a CDS encoding GNAT family N-acetyltransferase, which produces MSEFIKGYVLRPATPADIPAILGLMRDMAAFEKLEHIFKANAESLRNSFFSDEPSAYCLVITPEDQPDTPISYIMWFYNYSSFLDRRGIYLEDLYIDPAHRKHGLGAAALRHLAQLAVAQGCGRLEWVVLDWNQNAIDFYKHQGAQVLDDWRVVRVTGEALLNLAQGTPIPAEI; this is translated from the coding sequence ATGAGTGAATTTATTAAAGGGTATGTGCTGCGTCCAGCCACCCCCGCAGATATTCCGGCCATTTTGGGCCTGATGCGCGATATGGCCGCCTTTGAAAAACTGGAGCATATTTTCAAGGCGAACGCCGAGTCGCTACGCAACAGCTTCTTCTCCGATGAGCCTAGCGCCTACTGCCTGGTGATCACGCCGGAAGACCAGCCCGACACACCAATTTCTTACATTATGTGGTTTTACAACTACTCCAGCTTTCTGGATCGCCGCGGCATCTATCTGGAGGATTTGTATATCGACCCCGCCCATCGCAAACACGGACTGGGTGCGGCTGCCCTGCGCCATCTGGCTCAGTTGGCTGTTGCCCAGGGCTGTGGCCGCCTGGAGTGGGTGGTACTGGACTGGAACCAGAACGCCATCGATTTCTACAAACATCAAGGCGCTCAGGTTCTGGATGACTGGCGCGTGGTGCGCGTCACGGGCGAGGCCTTGCTCAACCTGGCCCAAGGCACTCCTATTCCTGCTGAAATATAA